One Mixta gaviniae genomic window carries:
- a CDS encoding TRAP transporter large permease encodes MDALILVGSMMVLLLIGFPVAFAVGLSAFIGAWWIDLPLEAVVIQITNGVNKFSLLTIPFFILAGAIMAEGGIARRLVNFAYIFVGFIRGRLSLVNIVASTFFGAISGSSVADTASIGSVMIPQMEEKGYPRDFAAAVTASGSVQAVLTPPSHNSVIYSLATGGVVTISSLFVAGIFPGLLLGLCLMIMCLGFARKRGYPRGERIPFRQALKIFFDAFWGLFTVVIILGGILSGIFTASESAAIACLWAFFVTMFIYRDFKWSQLHILLFRTIKTVTIVMVLIAFASGFGAVMTFMQLPQLITGFFTSMSDNKYVILMCINILLLMIGTLMDMAPIILILTPVLLPVTNALGVDPVHFGMIMMINLGIGLITPPVGSVLFVASAVGKQKIEQVVKAMLPFYCLLFVVLMMITYIPAISLWLPRMMGVM; translated from the coding sequence ATGGACGCACTGATCTTAGTTGGCAGTATGATGGTTCTGTTGCTGATCGGCTTCCCGGTGGCTTTCGCCGTGGGCCTGAGCGCTTTTATCGGCGCCTGGTGGATCGATCTGCCGCTGGAAGCGGTGGTGATCCAGATCACCAACGGGGTGAACAAGTTTTCGCTGTTGACCATTCCCTTCTTTATTCTGGCGGGCGCGATTATGGCCGAAGGCGGCATCGCACGCCGGCTGGTCAATTTCGCCTATATCTTTGTCGGCTTTATTCGCGGCAGGCTGTCGCTGGTGAATATTGTCGCTTCCACTTTTTTCGGCGCTATCTCCGGCTCGTCGGTGGCGGATACCGCCTCGATCGGCTCAGTGATGATCCCGCAGATGGAAGAGAAAGGTTATCCGCGCGATTTCGCCGCCGCCGTAACCGCCAGCGGATCGGTGCAGGCGGTGCTGACGCCGCCCAGCCATAACTCGGTGATCTATTCGCTGGCCACCGGCGGCGTGGTGACGATTTCGTCGCTGTTCGTCGCCGGCATTTTCCCCGGCCTGCTGCTCGGTCTCTGCCTGATGATTATGTGCCTCGGCTTCGCGCGCAAGCGCGGCTATCCGCGCGGCGAACGCATTCCTTTCCGCCAGGCGTTGAAGATTTTTTTCGACGCCTTCTGGGGGCTGTTTACCGTAGTAATTATTCTCGGTGGCATTCTCTCCGGCATTTTTACCGCCTCGGAATCGGCGGCGATCGCCTGCCTGTGGGCCTTTTTCGTCACCATGTTTATCTACCGCGACTTTAAGTGGAGCCAGCTGCATATTCTGCTGTTCCGCACCATTAAGACGGTGACCATCGTGATGGTGCTGATCGCCTTCGCTTCCGGCTTTGGCGCGGTGATGACCTTTATGCAGCTGCCGCAGCTGATCACCGGGTTTTTTACCAGCATGTCGGATAACAAGTATGTGATTCTGATGTGCATCAATATTCTGCTGCTGATGATCGGCACGCTGATGGATATGGCGCCGATTATCCTGATCCTGACGCCGGTGCTGTTGCCGGTTACCAATGCGCTGGGGGTCGATCCGGTGCATTTCGGCATGATCATGATGATCAACCTCGGCATCGGTCTGATTACGCCGCCGGTAGGCTCGGTGCTGTTTGTCGCCAGCGCGGTGGGCAAGCAGAAGATTGAACAGGTGGTGAAAGCGATGCTGCCCTTTTACTGCCTGCTATTTGTGGTGCTGATGATGATTACTTATATCCCTGCCATTTCCCTCTGGCTGCCGCGCATGATGGGCGTGATGTAG
- the parC gene encoding DNA topoisomerase IV subunit A, giving the protein MSDLTQDGAERLALHKFTENAYLNYSMYVIMDRALPYIGDGLKPVQRRIVYAMSELGLNASAKFKKSARTVGDVLGKYHPHGDSACYEAMVLMAQPFSYRYPLVDGQGNWGAPDDPKSFAAMRYTESRLSRYAEVLLGELGQGTVDFVPNFDGTLNEPKMLPARLPNILLNGTTGIAVGMATDIPPHNLREVAKATMALIDNPKTTLDDLLDIVQGPDFPTEAEIITPRSEIRKIYQSGRGSVRQRAVWKKEDGEVVITALPHQVSGARVLEQIANQMRNKKLPMVEDLRDESDHENPTRLVLVPRSNRVDLDQVMNHLFATTDLEKSYRINLNMIGLDNRPAVKNLLEILSEWLVFRRDTVRRRLQHRLDKVLKRLHILEGLLVAFLNIDDVIEIIRSEDQPKPELMSRFGISETQAEAILELKLRHLAKLEEMKIRGEQSELEKERDQLQATLASERRMNTLLKKELQADSEAYGDDRRSPLNEREEAKAISENELVPSEPVTIVLSQMGWVRSAKGHDIDPAGLSYKAGDSYLAAARGKSNQPVAFIDSTGRSYTLDPTTLPSARSQGEPLTGKLTPPPGAVVEQVLMEADDQRLLMASDAGYGFVCTFADLVSRNRAGKALLTLPENAKVMTPMAIHSDDDMLLAITAAGRMLLFPVGDLPQLSKGKGNKIISIPSAQAASGEDRLAWLYLLPPGSAITLYVGKRKLTLRPEELQKFRAERGRRGTLLPRGLQRIDRVEIDAPTRAVADDSEA; this is encoded by the coding sequence ATGAGTGACTTGACGCAGGATGGTGCAGAGCGTCTTGCCCTGCATAAATTTACCGAGAATGCGTACCTGAACTATTCCATGTACGTCATCATGGACAGGGCGCTTCCCTATATCGGCGATGGCCTGAAGCCGGTTCAGCGCCGCATTGTCTATGCGATGTCGGAGCTGGGGCTGAACGCCAGCGCGAAATTCAAGAAATCGGCCCGTACCGTCGGCGACGTGCTGGGCAAATATCATCCCCACGGCGATAGCGCCTGCTACGAAGCGATGGTGCTGATGGCACAGCCCTTCTCCTACCGCTATCCGCTGGTAGATGGCCAGGGCAACTGGGGCGCGCCGGACGATCCGAAATCGTTCGCCGCCATGCGTTATACCGAATCGCGCCTGTCGCGTTACGCCGAAGTGCTGCTGGGCGAGCTGGGGCAGGGCACGGTCGATTTCGTGCCGAACTTTGACGGCACGCTGAATGAGCCGAAAATGCTGCCGGCGCGCCTGCCGAACATTCTGCTGAATGGCACCACCGGCATCGCCGTCGGCATGGCGACCGATATTCCGCCGCACAACTTGCGCGAAGTGGCGAAAGCGACCATGGCGCTGATCGACAATCCCAAAACCACGCTGGACGATCTGCTCGATATCGTGCAGGGGCCCGATTTCCCGACTGAAGCGGAAATCATCACCCCGCGCAGCGAGATCCGTAAGATCTATCAGAGCGGCCGCGGATCGGTGCGTCAGCGCGCGGTGTGGAAAAAAGAAGATGGCGAAGTGGTGATCACTGCGCTGCCGCATCAGGTCTCCGGCGCACGCGTACTGGAGCAGATCGCCAACCAGATGCGCAATAAAAAGCTGCCGATGGTAGAAGATCTGCGCGATGAGTCGGATCATGAAAACCCGACCCGCCTGGTGCTGGTGCCGCGCTCCAACCGCGTCGATCTTGATCAGGTAATGAACCACCTGTTCGCCACCACCGATCTGGAAAAAAGTTACCGTATCAACCTGAACATGATCGGGCTGGATAACCGTCCGGCGGTGAAAAACCTGCTGGAGATCCTTAGCGAATGGCTGGTGTTCCGCCGCGATACGGTGCGCCGTCGCTTGCAGCATCGTCTGGATAAGGTACTGAAGCGCCTGCATATCCTTGAAGGCTTGCTGGTGGCGTTCCTTAATATCGACGACGTGATCGAGATCATCCGCAGCGAAGATCAGCCGAAGCCGGAGCTGATGTCGCGTTTTGGTATCAGCGAAACCCAGGCGGAAGCGATTCTTGAGTTAAAGCTGCGCCATCTGGCGAAGCTGGAAGAGATGAAAATCCGCGGCGAGCAGAGCGAGCTGGAGAAAGAGCGCGATCAGCTGCAGGCGACGCTGGCCTCCGAGCGCCGCATGAACACGCTGCTGAAAAAAGAGCTGCAGGCCGACAGCGAAGCCTACGGCGACGATCGCCGTTCGCCGCTGAACGAGCGCGAAGAGGCGAAGGCGATCAGTGAAAATGAGCTGGTGCCCTCCGAGCCGGTCACTATCGTACTTTCGCAGATGGGCTGGGTGCGCAGCGCGAAAGGCCACGATATTGATCCGGCCGGGCTGAGCTATAAAGCGGGCGACAGCTATCTGGCGGCCGCGCGCGGCAAGAGCAATCAGCCGGTGGCCTTTATCGACTCCACCGGCCGCAGCTATACGCTGGATCCGACCACGCTGCCGTCAGCGCGCAGTCAGGGCGAGCCGCTGACCGGCAAGCTGACGCCGCCGCCGGGCGCGGTGGTGGAACAGGTATTGATGGAAGCGGACGATCAGCGTCTGCTGATGGCCTCCGATGCCGGCTACGGCTTTGTTTGCACCTTCGCCGATCTGGTATCGCGCAACCGCGCCGGTAAGGCGCTGCTGACGCTGCCGGAAAACGCGAAGGTGATGACGCCAATGGCGATCCACAGCGACGACGATATGCTGCTGGCGATTACCGCCGCCGGCCGCATGCTGCTGTTCCCGGTGGGCGATCTGCCGCAGCTGTCGAAGGGCAAAGGCAATAAGATTATCTCTATCCCGTCGGCGCAGGCCGCCAGCGGCGAAGATCGTCTCGCCTGGCTCTACCTGTTGCCGCCGGGCAGCGCCATCACGCTCTATGTCGGTAAGCGCAAGCTGACGCTGCGCCCGGAAGAGCTGCAGAAGTTCCGTGCCGAACGCGGACGTCGCGGCACGCTGTTGCCGCGCGGCCTGCAGCGCATCGACCGTGTTGAAATCGACGCGCCGACGCGCGCCGTCGCCGACGACAGCGAAGCCTGA
- a CDS encoding 1-acylglycerol-3-phosphate O-acyltransferase: MLVILRTLIVVIYSILVCVFGCIWCLFSPRNPRHVATFGHLFGALAPLFGVKVEIRRPEGADQYGNAIYIANHQNNYDMITAANIVQPTTVTVGKKSLLWIPFFGLLYWLTGNLLIDRDNRAKAHSTIAKVVDEFKRKRISFWMFPEGTRSRGRGMLPFKTGAFHAAVAAGVPIIPIVVSTTHDKIKLNRWKNGLVIVEMLPPVDVTAFENTSVRKLATHCRELMQAKLNELDAEVAEREASGKL; encoded by the coding sequence ATGCTGGTAATTTTACGTACCCTGATAGTTGTTATTTATTCAATTCTGGTTTGTGTATTTGGTTGTATCTGGTGCCTTTTTTCACCGCGAAACCCGCGTCATGTTGCCACCTTCGGCCACCTGTTCGGCGCGCTGGCGCCGCTGTTCGGCGTGAAGGTTGAAATACGTCGACCGGAAGGCGCGGACCAGTACGGCAACGCGATTTATATCGCCAACCATCAGAACAACTACGATATGATCACTGCGGCGAACATCGTGCAGCCGACCACGGTGACGGTAGGCAAAAAAAGCCTGCTGTGGATCCCCTTTTTTGGCCTGCTCTACTGGCTGACGGGCAACCTGCTGATCGATCGCGACAACCGCGCCAAAGCGCACAGCACCATCGCTAAAGTGGTCGATGAGTTTAAAAGAAAACGTATCTCCTTCTGGATGTTCCCGGAAGGGACGCGCAGCCGCGGTCGCGGTATGCTGCCATTTAAAACCGGCGCGTTTCATGCGGCGGTTGCGGCGGGCGTGCCGATTATCCCGATCGTGGTTTCAACCACCCACGATAAAATCAAGCTGAACCGCTGGAAAAACGGGCTGGTGATTGTGGAGATGCTGCCGCCGGTTGACGTCACCGCATTTGAGAATACCTCGGTGCGCAAGCTGGCGACCCACTGCCGCGAGCTGATGCAGGCCAAGCTTAACGAACTGGACGCCGAAGTCGCCGAGCGCGAAGCCAGCGGCAAGTTATAA
- a CDS encoding AraC family transcriptional regulator, producing MERETICAALAQKVIQLRQSGRAALPELPEVQLLYADSQCGRTPVMYRPGIVILFQGKKVGYIGTTTFNYDASKYLMLTVPLPFECETFATPEQPLAGIMLHVDIPKLQDLLIELNNDDSFQTRPLNQGIHSAFLSGELLCATERLLDVMQKNRDARVLGPQIVREMLYYVLTGPCGGALLSLVSRHTQFSQIARALRRIETSFTDNLSVELLAAEVNMSVSAFHHNFKAVTSTSPLQYLKSYRLHQARTMMLQEGLKASAAAMRVGYESASQFSREFKRYFGVTPGEEMTRMRLAG from the coding sequence ATGGAGCGGGAAACGATCTGCGCCGCCCTGGCGCAAAAAGTGATTCAGCTACGCCAGAGCGGACGCGCCGCATTGCCCGAACTGCCGGAAGTGCAGCTGCTTTACGCCGATAGTCAGTGCGGGCGCACGCCGGTCATGTACCGGCCCGGCATTGTCATCCTCTTTCAGGGGAAAAAAGTCGGCTATATCGGTACCACCACCTTCAACTACGACGCCAGCAAATACCTGATGCTCACCGTGCCGCTGCCGTTTGAATGCGAAACCTTCGCCACGCCGGAACAGCCGCTGGCGGGCATCATGCTACATGTCGATATCCCGAAACTGCAGGATCTGCTGATCGAACTGAACAACGACGACAGCTTTCAGACCCGGCCGCTTAACCAGGGCATCCATTCCGCCTTTCTCTCCGGCGAACTGCTCTGCGCAACGGAGCGGCTACTGGATGTGATGCAGAAAAACCGTGACGCGCGCGTGCTGGGGCCGCAAATCGTGCGTGAAATGCTCTATTACGTCCTGACCGGCCCCTGCGGCGGCGCGCTGCTCTCGCTGGTCAGCCGCCACACCCAGTTCAGCCAGATCGCCCGCGCGCTGCGGCGCATCGAAACCAGCTTCACCGACAATCTCAGCGTCGAACTGCTGGCGGCGGAGGTCAATATGAGCGTCTCGGCGTTTCATCATAACTTTAAGGCGGTCACCAGCACCTCGCCGCTGCAGTACCTGAAAAGCTACCGGCTGCACCAGGCGCGCACCATGATGCTGCAGGAAGGGTTAAAGGCCAGCGCGGCGGCGATGCGGGTGGGATATGAAAGCGCCTCGCAATTCTCGCGCGAGTTTAAACGCTATTTCGGCGTCACTCCGGGAGAGGAGATGACCCGTATGCGGCTGGCGGGATAG
- a CDS encoding TRAP transporter substrate-binding protein, producing the protein MKAKKLWLALALASTALFAATAASAKVLKVAEVQPAGYPTVVALEKMGEKLKQATDGRLELRVYAGGTLGDEEQTLQQVQVGAVDMIRVSLAPVSTLAPETSVLTLPYIFRDEAHMHSVLDGEIGKAIASKFDNDPNTRMVFLGWTDAGVRNMITKKPVTKPEDLKGMKIRVQNSAISLATLKAMGANPVAMGVSEVFSAMQTGVVDGTENNPPTFIAHNYMPVAKYYTLTGHFIQPEMILFSKRSWDKLSAGDRALLSKLGKEAQEDERKLWAEYNQQSLAKMKAGGVTFQQIDRDYFVKATQPVRDQYGKNYQDLMQQIAAVK; encoded by the coding sequence GAAGTCCAGCCTGCTGGCTACCCCACCGTCGTCGCACTGGAGAAGATGGGCGAAAAACTGAAGCAGGCCACCGACGGCCGTCTTGAGCTGCGCGTCTATGCCGGCGGCACGCTCGGCGACGAGGAGCAGACGCTGCAGCAGGTCCAGGTCGGCGCGGTGGATATGATCCGCGTTTCGCTGGCGCCGGTCTCTACCCTTGCGCCGGAAACCAGCGTGCTGACGCTGCCCTATATCTTCCGCGACGAGGCGCATATGCATAGCGTGTTGGACGGGGAGATCGGCAAAGCGATCGCCAGTAAGTTTGATAACGATCCCAATACCCGCATGGTGTTTCTCGGCTGGACCGACGCCGGGGTGCGTAACATGATCACCAAAAAACCGGTGACGAAGCCGGAAGATCTGAAAGGGATGAAGATCCGCGTGCAGAACAGCGCCATTTCGCTGGCGACACTGAAAGCGATGGGCGCCAATCCGGTGGCGATGGGCGTCAGCGAGGTGTTCAGCGCCATGCAGACCGGCGTGGTCGACGGCACGGAAAACAATCCGCCAACCTTCATCGCCCATAACTATATGCCGGTGGCGAAGTACTACACCCTGACCGGCCACTTTATCCAGCCGGAGATGATCCTCTTCTCCAAACGCTCCTGGGACAAACTCTCCGCCGGGGATCGCGCGCTGCTGAGCAAGCTGGGCAAAGAGGCGCAGGAGGATGAGCGCAAGCTGTGGGCCGAGTATAACCAGCAGTCGCTGGCGAAGATGAAGGCGGGCGGCGTGACCTTCCAGCAGATCGATCGCGACTACTTTGTCAAAGCCACCCAGCCGGTGCGCGATCAATATGGCAAGAACTATCAGGATCTGATGCAGCAAATCGCTGCGGTGAAATAA
- the dkgA gene encoding 2,5-didehydrogluconate reductase DkgA, translated as MADQPIIKLRDGNMMPQLGLGVWQATIEEARNAALKALEVGYRSIDTAAIYKNEEGIGQALQQTDVARDEIFVTTKLWNEDQLNWQQAMESSLQKLQLEYVDLYLMHWPCPEKDNYVEAWKGMIELQQQGLAKSIGVCNFQEKHLKRLIDETGVTPVINQVELHPMLQQRELHAWNAMHQIQTESWSPLAQGGKGVFDQDVIKQLAKKYGKTPAQVVIRWHLDSGLVVIPKSVTPSRIEENFKVFDFRLEKAEISEIARMDSGTRLGPHPDELN; from the coding sequence ATGGCAGACCAACCGATTATTAAACTGCGTGACGGCAATATGATGCCGCAGCTGGGGCTGGGCGTCTGGCAGGCCACCATTGAAGAGGCGCGCAACGCCGCGCTGAAGGCGCTGGAGGTAGGTTACCGTTCTATCGATACCGCGGCGATCTATAAGAATGAGGAAGGGATCGGTCAGGCTTTGCAGCAGACGGATGTGGCGCGCGATGAGATTTTCGTGACCACCAAGCTGTGGAATGAGGATCAGCTGAACTGGCAGCAGGCGATGGAGAGCAGTCTGCAGAAGCTGCAGTTGGAGTATGTGGATCTTTATCTGATGCACTGGCCTTGTCCGGAGAAGGATAATTATGTCGAGGCCTGGAAAGGGATGATTGAGCTGCAGCAGCAGGGTCTGGCGAAGAGTATCGGCGTCTGCAATTTTCAGGAAAAGCATCTGAAGCGGCTGATTGACGAGACGGGCGTGACGCCGGTGATCAACCAGGTGGAGTTGCATCCGATGTTGCAGCAGCGCGAGCTGCACGCCTGGAACGCGATGCATCAGATTCAGACAGAATCGTGGAGCCCGCTGGCGCAGGGCGGCAAGGGCGTGTTCGATCAGGATGTGATTAAGCAGCTGGCGAAGAAGTATGGCAAGACGCCGGCGCAGGTGGTGATCCGCTGGCATCTGGATAGCGGGCTGGTGGTGATTCCAAAGTCGGTGACGCCGTCGCGTATTGAAGAGAATTTCAAGGTGTTTGATTTCCGTCTGGAGAAAGCGGAGATCAGCGAGATTGCGAGGATGGATAGCGGTACGCGTCTGGGGCCGCATCCGGATGAGCTGAACTAA
- a CDS encoding DedA family protein, with protein MGVIHEIVQALWHQDFAALANPDVVWIVYGIMFITLFLENGLLPASFLPGDSLLLLAGAMIAKGVMDFVPTMVILTTAASLGCWLSYLQGRWLGNTRLVKSWLMHLPAQYHQRAWHLFNRHGLTALLVGRFLAFVRTLLPTMAGISGLKNGRFQLFNWLSGLLWVTIVIAFGYGISQVPFIKRHEDQVMAILIILPVALLFLGLAGSVALIWKKRRQRA; from the coding sequence ATGGGTGTGATACATGAGATTGTTCAGGCGCTATGGCATCAGGATTTTGCCGCGCTGGCCAATCCGGACGTGGTTTGGATCGTTTACGGCATTATGTTTATTACGCTGTTTCTGGAAAACGGTCTGTTGCCCGCCTCTTTCCTGCCAGGCGACAGCCTGCTGCTGCTGGCGGGAGCGATGATTGCCAAAGGGGTGATGGATTTCGTCCCGACGATGGTGATCCTGACCACCGCCGCCAGCCTGGGCTGCTGGCTGAGCTATTTGCAGGGGCGCTGGCTCGGCAATACGCGCCTGGTGAAGAGCTGGCTGATGCATTTGCCCGCGCAGTACCATCAGCGCGCCTGGCATCTGTTTAACCGTCACGGTTTGACGGCGCTGCTGGTGGGCCGTTTTCTGGCGTTTGTCCGTACGCTGCTGCCGACCATGGCAGGCATTTCCGGCCTGAAGAATGGCCGTTTTCAGCTGTTTAACTGGCTGAGCGGCCTGCTGTGGGTGACGATTGTTATCGCCTTCGGCTACGGCATCAGCCAGGTGCCGTTTATTAAGCGCCATGAAGATCAGGTGATGGCGATTTTAATTATTCTGCCGGTCGCCCTGCTGTTCCTCGGCCTGGCCGGCAGCGTGGCGCTGATCTGGAAAAAGCGCCGTCAGCGCGCCTGA
- the ftsP gene encoding cell division protein FtsP yields the protein MSFSRRQFIQASGIALCAGALPFSARAAGNETPLPIPPLLESRRGQPLFLTLQRSHWSFSGDSNKVPVWGVNGLYLGPTVRVWSGDDVKLIYNNRLNEPVAMGVGGLLVPGALSGGAPRMMSPGVDWAPVLPVRQRAATCWYHATTPNRMAQHVYNGLAGMWLIEDEVSKSLPIPKHYGVDDFPLIIQDKRLDNFGAPVYNPPENGGLVGDTLLVNGVQNPFVEVSRGWVRLRLLNASNCRRYEMMLSDNRPFHVIASDQGFLPAPVAVQQLSLAPGERREVLLDMSQGEEVSITAGVAAGIMDRLRGLFEPSSILTSTLILTLRPTGLLPLVTDNLPMRLLADQILDGTPVRTRELRLGDAQPGINGALWDMARIDIQAQQGTYERWIVHADTPQAFHIQGVMFLVKSVNGAQPFGEDRGWKDTVWIDGEVELLVAFTQSSSEHFPFVYYSQTLEMADRGTAGQLLVQPSLGG from the coding sequence ATGTCTTTCAGTCGACGTCAATTTATACAGGCATCGGGCATCGCCCTGTGCGCGGGCGCGCTGCCGTTCAGCGCGCGCGCGGCGGGCAATGAAACGCCATTACCGATCCCGCCGTTGCTGGAGTCGCGTCGCGGTCAGCCGCTGTTTCTGACTCTGCAGCGCAGCCACTGGTCTTTCTCCGGCGACAGCAATAAGGTGCCGGTCTGGGGCGTCAACGGCCTCTATCTTGGGCCGACGGTGCGTGTCTGGAGCGGCGACGACGTCAAGTTGATTTACAACAACCGGCTGAACGAGCCGGTGGCGATGGGCGTCGGCGGCCTGCTGGTGCCGGGTGCGCTGAGCGGCGGCGCGCCGCGCATGATGTCCCCGGGCGTCGATTGGGCGCCGGTGCTGCCGGTGCGCCAGCGCGCCGCCACCTGCTGGTATCACGCCACCACCCCCAACCGCATGGCGCAGCACGTCTATAACGGGCTGGCGGGCATGTGGCTGATTGAGGATGAGGTCAGCAAATCGCTGCCGATCCCCAAACATTACGGCGTGGATGATTTCCCGCTGATTATTCAGGACAAACGCCTCGATAACTTCGGCGCGCCGGTCTATAACCCGCCGGAGAATGGCGGCCTGGTCGGCGATACGCTGTTGGTCAACGGCGTGCAGAATCCCTTTGTCGAAGTATCGCGCGGCTGGGTGCGCTTAAGGCTGCTCAACGCCTCTAACTGCCGCCGCTATGAGATGATGTTAAGCGACAATCGCCCGTTCCACGTTATCGCCAGCGATCAGGGCTTCCTGCCTGCGCCGGTGGCGGTGCAGCAGCTATCGCTGGCGCCGGGCGAGCGCCGCGAGGTGCTGCTGGATATGTCGCAGGGTGAAGAGGTGTCGATTACCGCCGGCGTCGCGGCGGGCATCATGGATCGCCTGCGCGGCCTGTTCGAGCCTTCCAGCATCCTCACCTCCACGCTGATCCTCACGTTGCGTCCCACCGGCCTGCTGCCGCTGGTCACCGACAACCTGCCGATGCGTTTGCTGGCCGATCAAATCCTCGACGGTACCCCGGTACGCACTCGCGAGCTGCGCTTAGGCGACGCTCAGCCGGGCATCAACGGCGCGCTGTGGGACATGGCGCGCATCGATATTCAGGCGCAGCAGGGGACCTATGAGCGCTGGATAGTCCATGCCGACACGCCGCAGGCGTTTCATATTCAGGGCGTGATGTTCCTGGTGAAAAGCGTCAACGGCGCGCAGCCATTCGGCGAAGATCGCGGCTGGAAAGATACCGTCTGGATTGACGGTGAAGTCGAGCTGCTGGTGGCGTTCACCCAGTCTTCTTCCGAACATTTCCCCTTTGTCTATTACAGCCAGACGCTGGAAATGGCCGATCGCGGCACGGCGGGACAGTTGCTGGTACAGCCGAGCCTGGGCGGCTAA
- a CDS encoding TRAP transporter small permease, translating to MSAYSRLMDAVYLLCMTIAALALLLMVAVIPVGIFARYVLNDALSWPEPVAIVCMIIFTFIGAPVGFRAGTHICVSMVTDRLSPRGQKIAARVSDLLMLAACLIIFQASYALCEAMWFQPQASLPAVTFGQMYLPIPVGALLTILFVIERLLCGDQSARPLVSLGGTH from the coding sequence ATGTCTGCCTATTCACGTCTGATGGATGCGGTCTATCTGCTGTGCATGACGATCGCCGCGCTTGCGTTGCTGTTGATGGTTGCGGTGATCCCTGTCGGCATTTTTGCCCGCTATGTGCTGAACGATGCGCTCTCCTGGCCGGAGCCGGTAGCTATCGTCTGCATGATTATCTTCACCTTTATCGGCGCGCCGGTCGGCTTTCGCGCCGGCACCCATATCTGCGTCTCGATGGTCACCGATCGCCTGTCGCCGCGCGGGCAAAAAATAGCCGCGCGGGTGAGCGATCTGCTGATGCTGGCGGCCTGCCTGATTATCTTCCAGGCGAGCTACGCGCTGTGCGAGGCGATGTGGTTTCAGCCGCAGGCCTCGCTGCCGGCGGTGACTTTCGGCCAGATGTATCTGCCTATCCCGGTCGGCGCGCTGCTGACGATCCTGTTCGTGATTGAGCGCCTGCTGTGCGGCGATCAGTCCGCTCGCCCGCTGGTCAGCCTTGGCGGCACTCACTGA
- the metC gene encoding cystathionine beta-lyase has translation MSKKNIETTLIAAGRTKRYTQGSVNSVIQRASSLVFDTVAEKKRATAGRAEGELFYGRRGTLTHFSLQEAMCELEGGAGCALYPCGAAAVSNAILAFVEAGDEVLMAGSVYEPTQDFCNKILSKLNVTTRYFDHTLGAQIADLVQPNTKVVFLESPASITMEVQDVPAIVQAVRSKAPDAIIMLDNTWAAGVLFRPLDHGVDISIQAGTKYLVGHSDAMIGTAVSNARCWAQLRENSYLMGQMVDADTAYVTSRGLRTLAVRLRQHEESALAVAEWLAQRPEVARVNHPALAQCPGHDAWQRDFSGSSGLFSFVLEQKLSDEKLAHFLDGFHHFSMAYSWGGFESLILANQPEELAAIRPVNGVDFSGTLVRLHIGLEHIDDLIADLAAGFTRITQA, from the coding sequence ATGTCGAAAAAGAATATTGAAACCACACTCATCGCCGCCGGAAGAACCAAACGTTATACCCAGGGCTCCGTCAACAGCGTTATCCAGCGCGCCTCCTCACTGGTCTTTGATACTGTCGCCGAGAAAAAGCGCGCCACCGCAGGCCGGGCTGAGGGCGAGCTGTTCTACGGCCGCCGCGGCACCCTGACCCACTTTTCGCTGCAGGAGGCGATGTGCGAGCTGGAAGGCGGCGCAGGCTGCGCGCTCTATCCGTGCGGCGCGGCGGCAGTCTCCAACGCTATCCTGGCGTTTGTCGAGGCGGGCGACGAAGTGCTGATGGCCGGCTCGGTCTATGAGCCGACCCAGGATTTCTGCAATAAGATCCTCAGTAAGCTTAACGTTACCACGCGCTATTTCGATCATACCCTCGGTGCGCAGATCGCCGATCTGGTGCAGCCCAATACCAAAGTGGTGTTCCTTGAATCCCCCGCCTCGATCACCATGGAGGTACAGGATGTGCCGGCAATCGTGCAGGCGGTGCGCAGCAAAGCGCCCGACGCCATTATTATGCTGGACAATACCTGGGCGGCGGGAGTGCTGTTCCGGCCGCTGGATCACGGCGTGGATATTTCGATTCAGGCCGGCACCAAGTATCTGGTAGGCCATTCTGATGCCATGATCGGCACCGCGGTCAGTAACGCGCGCTGCTGGGCGCAGCTGCGTGAAAACTCCTATCTGATGGGGCAGATGGTGGATGCCGATACCGCCTATGTCACCAGCCGCGGCCTGCGTACGCTGGCGGTGCGCCTGCGTCAGCATGAAGAAAGCGCGCTGGCGGTGGCGGAGTGGCTGGCGCAACGTCCCGAGGTGGCACGCGTCAACCATCCGGCGCTGGCGCAGTGTCCGGGCCATGACGCGTGGCAGCGCGATTTCAGCGGCAGCAGCGGGCTCTTTTCCTTTGTGCTGGAACAAAAACTGAGCGATGAAAAACTGGCACACTTTCTCGACGGTTTTCACCATTTCAGCATGGCCTACTCGTGGGGCGGCTTTGAGTCATTGATTCTGGCCAATCAGCCGGAAGAGCTGGCGGCAATCCGCCCGGTCAACGGCGTCGATTTCAGCGGCACGCTGGTGCGCCTGCATATTGGCCTGGAGCATATCGACGATCTGATCGCCGATCTGGCCGCCGGTTTTACGCGCATTACTCAGGCATAA